CCTGACCCCGGAGATCATCGGCTCACGGTCCGCACCGGGAGCGGCGGACAGAGTCGTCGAACTCGCCGGGGGCCGGGACCCGGAGGTGGTTTCGCGCATGGTCCGAGCGACGTTCGGCACGGACAGCGCCCTGGAGCTCGCACGGCGGCTCGCCGGTACGTATCCGCCGACCCTGGTCATCACGGGCGAGGAGGATCCCACCTGTCCCCCCGCCATGGCCGACGACCTCGGCGTGATCTTCGACGCCAGGGTCGTTCTCCTCCCCGGCATCGGGCACCTGCCGATGGTGGAGGATCCGCACCACATCGCGCGCTTGATTTCGCGGAACATCGCCGGCGCTGAAGGCTTCGCCGGGGAACGGCAACGATGACTCGTTCACTCCAGCACCTCTACCGTACAAGGGAGGCACGGTGACTTATTCGATCGTGGCTCGCGACCCGCTCACGGGGCAGTTCGCTGTCGGTGCCCAGTCCCATTTCTTCGCGGTCGGCCGGCTTGTCGCCTGGATCGAGCCGGGAGTCGGTGCGGTGGCGACACAGTCATTCGTCGATATCGACTACGGACCGCGGGGATTGCGCGGGCTGGCGCAAGGGCGGCATCCCCAGGAGGTTCTCGACGACCTGAGCGCGGCCGACGGCCAGCGGGGATTCCGGCAGGTCGGGATGGTCGACGCGCAGGGCCGGTCGGCGGCGTTCACCGGTGCGGCCTGCATTCCGGCATTCCTGTCGATCTCCGCGGAAAACGTTGCAGCCCAAGGGAACATGCTCGTGGCCGAAGAGGTGGTGCGCGCCATGCTCGAGGCGTACCGGGCCGAACCGGGTGACCTTGCCGATCGAGTCCTTGCGGGCCTGCGGGCGGCGGAGGACGCCGGCGGTGACGCGCGCGGCTCGCAGTCGGCGTCCTTGCTCGTCGGTTCGGGAACGCGCTCCGACACGCCATGGCGGGAGATCCCGATCGACATCCGGGTCGACGATCATCCCGACCCCGTCGGCGAACTCGAGCGTCTCGTCCGCGTCCACCGGGCTTTCGACCAGGTCGGCAGCATCCTGTTCGCACCGGGACTCATGATCGGCCCGTACGAAGGAGTGCCGGAAGCCGATCTCGATGCCGCGCTGGCAAGCCTCGCCGACGCCGGCACTGTGCTCGGGGACAATCAAGAGGCGGCCTTCTGGCGTGCGGTCCTCCTGGAGCGCGCCGGCCGCGCCGAAGACGCGGCACGGGCCTTCGAGGCGGTCTTCTCGCGAGCCGGCCACCTGGAGCGCTACCTCGAACAGGTGCGAATGGCCGGGTTCCTGCCCTCGGTCCAGAGCGAGCCGTGATGTCCAGGTCACCGGCCGCTGACGAGGTATGGATGATCCGGAACGCGACGGTTGTCAACGGCACCGGTGCGGCGCCCGCCCCGGCGACCACTGTCGTCGTCGACCACGGCCGCATCGCGTGGATCGGCCCCGATGAGTCCGCCCCTTCGTTCGGCGAGCACCCCGTCGTCGAAGCCGCCGGGGCGAGCCTGCTGCCTGGGCTCATCAACGCCCACGTGCACCTCGCCAACGACGGAGCCGCGGACTTCGCCGGCCAGATCACCGCCGATTCGGCGACAACCGCGGCGGTGCGAGCCTTGGCAAACGCTCAGGCAAGTCTCGACTACGGCATCACGACTGTTCGAGACTGCGGCGCCGCGAACGGCACGGCGATCGATGTGGCCACCGCGATCGCCGACGGCCTGGCCGAGGGACCACGGGTGGTCGCCGCCGGCCGAGTGCTGACGATGACCGGCGGACACAGCCACTACATGGGCGTCGAAGTCGACGGGACTGATCAGGCGCGCCGGGCTGTGCGCCGGGAAGTGAGCCTGGGGGCCGACTTCATCAAGGTGATCGCCACCGGCGGCGTGCTCACGCCAGGCCGCCACCCCGCTCAGATCGCGCTGCACGAGGACGAGCTGAGCTGGATCGTGCGGGAAGCGCATGCAGCCGGCCGCCGGGTGGCTGCGCACGCCATCGGCCGAGAGGGGATCGCAAACGCTCTCGCCGCCGGGGTCGACTCGCTTGAACACGGCTTCCATCTCGACGAAGAGCTGATGGAGATCGCGAACGAGCAGGGCACCTTCCTCGTGCCGACGCTGGTTGCGCTGGAAGGAATCCTCGATCCGGACGGCACTCCGCCCGACCGGGTCGTCGAGAAGGCGCTCGAACAACGGGATCGCGCACGCGGGATGTTTCGCAGTGCGGTGGCGGCGGGTATCCGGGTCGCCCTCGGAACCGACGCGGGCACCCCGCACAATCCCCACACCATGGTCGCGCGCGAAATGCGTGGCATGGCCGCACTGGGCCTGCCGCACCTCGCCGTCGTGCGTGCGGCGACGCTCGCTGCAGCACAGAATCTCGATCTGCACAACGAGATCGGTTCGATCGAAGCAGGAAAGATCGCGGACCTGGTGCTGTTCCCCGGCCGCGTCAGCGAGGACTTCTCCGGCCTCGACACGCCACTCCTCGTCGCCCGCAACGGACGAATCCTGCGACAAGGGCTGTGAAGGGGCCCTTCACGGACTCTGAGTCCGTGAAGGGCCCCTTCACAGCGCCGAAACCCCATGACACAGCGAAGGGCCCTGGAACGCGGGAGGCATTCCAGGGCCCTTTGCTCGGCTGGCTACGCGGGGTTCAGCGGAAGTCGCGACCGAAGTCGTAGTCGTCCAGCGGAACCGCGGCGCCGGTGCCGGAACCGAAGACATCCGGGGTGTAGTAGCCGTCGTCGTAGGACGGAATCGCGTAAGCCGCGACCCGGGCCTCCTCGGTCGGCTGCACCTGGATGTTGCGGTAGCGGTTGATCCCGGTGCCGGCCGGGATCAGCTTACCGATGATCACGTTCTCCTTGAGGCCCACGAGCCGGTCGCTGCGGCCGTTGATGGCCGCGTCGGTCAGCACGCGCGTGGTCTCCTGGAAGGAGGCCGCGGACAGCCAGGAGTCGGTGGTCAGCGACGCCTTCGTGATGCCCATCAGCACCGGACGGCCTGAGGCCGGCTCCCCGCCCTCGGCGACCGTGGAACGGTTGCGCGCCTCGAACTTGGTCCGCTCGGGCAGTTCGCCCGGCAGGAAGTCGGTGCCGCCGGAGTCGATGATCGTCACGCGGCGCAGCATCTGCCGCACGATGACCTCGATGTGCTTGTCGTGGATCGACACACCCTGCGCCCGGTACACCTTCTGGACCTCGTCGGTCAGGTGCATCTGGGCCTCGCGCGGCCCCATGACCCGCAGCACCTCGTGCGGGTCCGGCGTGCCTTCGAGCAGCTGCTGACCGACCGCGACGTGGTCGCCGTCGCCCAGCGGGCCGTTCGGGGTGTTGGCGAGCCGCTGCCGCTTGGACAGCTTGTCGAAGACGATCTCCTCCGACCCGTCGTCCGGGATCAGGGTGATCTTCCAGAACCGCTCGCTCTCCTCGATCCGCACGCGGCCGTCCACGTCCGCGATCGGCGCCTTGCCCTTGGGCACCCGGGCCTCGAACAGCTCGGTGACGCGGGGCAGACCCGTCGTGATGTCGTCACCGGCGACACCACCCTGGTGGAAGGTACGCATCGTCAGCTGCGTACCCGGCTCACCGATCGACTGGGCGGCGACAATGCCGACCGCCTCGCCGACGTCGACCAGCTGGCCGGTCGCCATCGAACGGCCGTAACAGGTCGCGCACACGCCGACCGCCGACTCGCAGGTCAGCACCGAGCGCACCTTGACCTTGGTGATGCCGCTGGAGATCAGCTTCTCCAGCGCCGGGTCACCGATGTCGTCGCCCGCGTTGAGCACGACGTTGCCCTTGGCGTCCATCGCGTCCGTCGCGAGGTTCCGCGCGTACACGCTGGTCTCCACGTGCTGGTCGCGCACGACCTTGCCGTCGAACTCCTCGCCGATCGGCATGTTGATGCCGCGGGAGGTGCCACAGTCGACCTCGCGGACGATGACGTCCTGCGACACGTCCACCAGACGCCGGGTCAGGTACCCCGAGTCGGCGGTCCGCAGCGCGGTGTCGGCCAAGCCCTTCCGGGCACCGTGCGTGGCAATGAAGTACTCCGCCACGGACAGGCCCTCACGGAAGTTCGCCTTGATCGGGCGCGGGATGTACTCACCCTTCGGGTTCGACACCAGGCCACGCATCCCGGCCAGCGACCGGACCTGCGTCATGTTGCCCGCCGCGCCGGACTTCACGATCATCGCGATCGGGTTGTCGTCCGGCAGCGCCGTCTCCATGATCTTGTGCACTTCTTCGGTGGCCTGCGTCCACACCTTGACGAGCTCGTTGTTGCGCTCGGTGTGCGAGAGCTGACCACGCTGGTAGCGCTTCTCGACCTGGTCGGCCTTGCCCTCGTACTCGTCGAGAATGGCCTTCTTGCCGACCGGGGTCAGCACGTCCGAGATGGCCACCGTGACCCCGGAGCGGGTCGCCCAGTAGAAACCGGCGTCCTTGAGCTTGTCCAGGGTCTGCGCGACCTGCGTCATCGAGTAGCGCTCGGCGAGGTCGTTCACGATCGCGGCCTGCCGCTTCTTCGGCATCGGCTCGTTCACGAACGGGTAGTCCGCCGGCAGCAGGTCGTTGAACAGCACCCGGCCCAGGGTCGTCTCGGCCAGCCAGGTCCGGCCCGGCTCCCAGCCCGCCTCGGCCAGCTGCGCCTCGTCGGCCTTGGCCGGCTGCCGGTCGGCGATCCGGATCTTGATCGGGGCGTGCAGGCTCAGCGCCTTGCGGTCGAACGCCATGATCGCCTCGGCGGGCGAGGAGTACGCGTTGCCCGCGCCCTCGGCGTTCTCGTTGAGCCGGGTCAGGTGGAACAGCCCGGTCACCATGTCCAGCCGCGGCATGGCCAGCGGACGGCCCGAGGCCGGCGAGAGGATGTTGTTCGCCGAGAGCATCAGGATCCGCGCCTCGGCCTGCGCCTCGGCCGACAGCGGCAGGTGCACCGCCATCTGGTCACCGTCGAAGTCCGCGTTGAACGCCTCGCAGACCAGCGGGTGCAGCTGGATGGCCTTGCCTTCCACCAGCTGCGGCTCGAAGGCCTGGATACCCAGCCGGTGCAGGGTCGGCGCCCGGTTGAGCATCACCGGGTGGCCGGTGATGACCTCTTCCAGCACGTCCCACACCTGCGGGCGCGAACGCTCCACCATCCGCTTGGCGGACTTGATGTTCTGCGCGTGGTTGAGGTCCACCAGCCGCTTCATCACGAACGGCTTGAACAGCTCCAGCGCCATGTCCTTCGGCAGACCGCACTGGTGCAGCTTCAGCTGCGGCCCGACGATGATCACCGAACGGCCGGAGTAGTCCACGCGCTTGCCGAGCAGGTTCTGGCGGAACCGGCCCTGCTTGCCCTTGAGCAGATCCGACAGCGACTTCAGCGGCCGGTTGCCCGGACCGGTGACCGGACGCCCGCGGCGGCCGTTGTCGAACAGCGCGTCGACGGCCTCCTGCAGCATCCGCTTCTCGTTGTTCACGATGATCTCGGGCGCGCCGAGGTCGATCAGCCGCTTGAGCCGGTTGTTCCGGTTGATCACCCGGCGGTACAGGTCGTTGAGGTCCGAGGTGGCGAAGCGGCCACCGTCGAGCTGCACCATCGGGCGCAGGTCCGGCGGGATCACCGGGACCGCGTCCAGCACCATCCCGCGCGGGTCGTTGCCGGTCGCCTGGAAGGCGGCCACGACCTTGAGCCGCTTGAGCGCGCGCAGCTTCTTCTGGCCCTTGCCGTTGCGGATGGTGTCGCGCAGGTTGTCGGCCTCCGCGGCCACGTCGAACTCGGTGGCCAGCTTCTGGATCGCCTCCGCGCCCATGCCGCCGATGAAGTACTCGCCGTAGCGGTCGATCAGCTCGCGGTAGAGCAGCTCGTCCGCGATCAGCTGGCGCGGTTCGAGCTTCGTGAAGGTGGTCCAGACCTCTTCGAGACGGTCCAGCTCGCGGCCGGCGCGGTCGCGCAGCTGGCGCATCTCGCGCTCGCCGCCCTCCTTGACCTTGCGGCGCACGTCGGACTTGGCGCCCTCGGCCTCCAGCTCGGCCAGGTCGGCTTCCAGCTTCTGCGCCCGGGCCTCGATGTCGGTGTCGCGCTTGGTCTCGAGGTTCTTGCGCTCGACGCCGATCTCGTTCTCCAGCGTCGGCAGATCGGTGTGCCGCAGCTCGGTGTTCACGTTGGTGATCACGTAGGCCGCGAAGTAGATGATCTTCTCGAGGTCCTTGGGCGCCAAGTCCAGCAGGTAGCCCAGGCGCGACGGCACGCCCTTGAAGTACCAGATGTGGGTGACCGGCGCGGCCAGCTCGATGTGGCCCATCCGCTCGCGGCGCACCTTGGCGCGGGTCACCTCGACGCCGCAGCGCTCACAGATGATGCCCTTGAACCGGACGCGCTTGTACTTGCCGCAGTAGCATTCCCAGTCCCGGGTCGGACCGAAGATCTTCTCGCAGAAGAGCCCGTCCTTCTCCGGCTTCAGGGTCCGGTAGTTGATGGTCTCCGGCTTCTTCACCTCGCCGAAGGACCACTGACGAATGTCGTCGGCGGTGGCGAGACCGATCCGGAGTTCATCGAAGAAGTTGACGTCTAACACGTCTTCCTTCCCTCTTTCCCTTGAGGATTAAGGCTTTTGGTGGCCCGGGAGCAACCGCACCTCAGGGGTACCGTGACGAAAGCCGACCACGGTACCCCTCCCAGCGCGACGATCCTCGAAAACGCGGCCACACGTGGAAATGTCGGAGAGGCGGATCAGTGCACGACGTCGTCCACCGAGGGCGACTCGTTGCGGGACAGGTTGATGCCGAGGTTCGCCGCGGCGCGCTCGAGGTCCTCGTCGTCGGAGTCGCGCATCTCGATCGCCGCGCCGTCGCTGGAGAGCACCTCGACGTTGAGGCACAGCGACTGGAGCTCCTTGAGGAGCACCTTGAACGACTCCGGGATGCCCGGCTCGGGGATGTTCTCCCCCTTGACGATCGCCTCGTACACCTTGACGCGGCCGACCACGTCGTCCGACTTGATCGTCAGCAGTTCCTGCAGCGTGTAGGCCGCGCCGTAGGCCTGCATCGCCCAGCACTCCATCTCACCGAAGCGCTGGCCACCGAACTGCGCCTTACCACCGAGGGGCTGCTGGGTGATCATCGAGTACGGACCGGTGGAGCGGGCGTGGATCTTGTCGTCGACCAGGTGGTGCAGCTTCAGGATGTACATGTAGCCGACCGAGACCGGGTACGGGTACGGCTCGCCGGAGCGGCCGTCGAACAGCGTGGCCTTGCCGTTCTCCTTGACCATCCGCTCGCCGTCGCGATTCGGCTTGGTCGCGCCCAGCAGCCCGGTCAGCTCCTCCTCCTTCGCGCCGTCGAACACCGGGGTGGCGGTGTTCGTGTTCGGCGCGACGTCGTAGAGCTCGGGCGAAAGGTTCTTCGCCCAGTCCGGGTTGCCCTCGATCGTCCAGCCCTGCGAGGCCAGCCAGCCCAGGTGCAGCTCGAGGATCTGGCCGATGTTCATCCGGCGCGGCACACCGTGGGTGTTCAGGATGATGTCGACCGGGGAGCCGTCCTCCATGAACGGCATGTCCTCGACCGGCAGGATCTTGCCGATGACACCCTTGTTGCCGTGCCGTCCGGCGAGTTTGTCGCCCGGCTGGATCTTGCGCTTCTGCGCCACGTAGACGCGGACCAGCTCGTTCACGCCCGGGGGCAGCTCGTCGTCGTCCTCGCGGGAGAACACCCGGATGCCGATGACCTTGCCGGTCTCGCCGTGCGGCACCTTCAGCGAGGTGTCGCGGACTTCACGGGCCTTCTCGCCGAAGATCGCGCGGAGCAGGCGCTCCTCCGGGGTCAGCTCGGTCTCGCCCTTCGGCGTGACCTTGCCGACCAGGATGTCGCCGTCGCGGACCTCGGCACCGATCCGGATGATGCCGCGCTCGTCGAGGTCGGCCAGCACCTCCTCGGAGACGTTCGGGATGTCCCGGGTGATCTCCTCGGCGCCCAGCTTGGTGTCGCGGGCGTCGATCTCGTGCTCCTCGATGTGGATCGACGTGAGCACGTCGTCCTGCACCAGGCGCTCGGAGAGGATGATCGCGTCCTCGTAGTTGTGGCCCTCCCACGGCATGACCGCCACGAGCAGGTTCTTGCCCAGCGCCATCTCACCGTTCTCGGTGGACGGGCCGTCGGCGATGACCTGGCCCTGCTCGACCCGGTCGCCCTCGTTGACGATCGGCCGGTGGTTGAAGCAGGTGCCGTGGTTGGAGCGGCGGAACTTGTACAGTCCGTAGCTCTTGCGGGTGCCGTCGTCGTGCATGATCGTGATGATGTCCGCGGACAGCTCCTCGACCACGCCCGCCTGCTCGGCGACCAGGACGTCCCCGGCGTCGACCGCGGCGCGCAGCTCCACGCCGGTGCCCACGTACGGCGACTGGTTGCGCAGCAGCGGCACCGCCTGACGCTGCATGTTCGCGCCCATCAGCGCGCGGTTCGCGTCGTCGTGCTCGAGGAACGGGATCATCGCGGTGGCGACCGAGACCATCTGCCGCGGCGAGACGTCCATGTAGTCGATCTCGAGCGGGTCGATCAGCTCGACCTCGCCGCCCTTGCGCCGGCCCAGCACCTTCGACTCGACGAAGTGGCCGTCGTCGGTCAGCGGCGCGTTGGCCTGCGCCTTGACGAACCGGTCCTCCTCGTCCGCGGTCAGGTAGTCGACCTGGTCGGTGACCTGGCCCTCGACCACCTTGCGGTACGGGGTCTCGATGAAGCCGAACGGGTTGACCCGCGCGTAGGAGCAGAGCGAGCCGATCAGGCCGATGTTCGGGCCTTCCGGCGTCTCGATCGGGCACATCCGGCCGTAGTGCGACGGGTGGACGTCGCGGACCTCCATGCCGGCGCGCTCACGGGACAGCCCACCCGGGCCCAGCGCGGACAGCCGCCGCTTGTGCGTCAGCCCGGAGAGCGGGTTGTTCTGGTCCATGAACTGCGACAGCTGCGAGGTGCCGAAGAACTCCTTGATCGCCGCGCCGATCGGGCGGATGTTGATCAGGGTCTGCGGGGTGATCGCCTCGACGTCCTGGGTGGTCATCCGCTCGCGG
This Amycolatopsis sulphurea DNA region includes the following protein-coding sequences:
- a CDS encoding DUF1028 domain-containing protein; the encoded protein is MTYSIVARDPLTGQFAVGAQSHFFAVGRLVAWIEPGVGAVATQSFVDIDYGPRGLRGLAQGRHPQEVLDDLSAADGQRGFRQVGMVDAQGRSAAFTGAACIPAFLSISAENVAAQGNMLVAEEVVRAMLEAYRAEPGDLADRVLAGLRAAEDAGGDARGSQSASLLVGSGTRSDTPWREIPIDIRVDDHPDPVGELERLVRVHRAFDQVGSILFAPGLMIGPYEGVPEADLDAALASLADAGTVLGDNQEAAFWRAVLLERAGRAEDAARAFEAVFSRAGHLERYLEQVRMAGFLPSVQSEP
- a CDS encoding metal-dependent hydrolase family protein, which produces MIRNATVVNGTGAAPAPATTVVVDHGRIAWIGPDESAPSFGEHPVVEAAGASLLPGLINAHVHLANDGAADFAGQITADSATTAAVRALANAQASLDYGITTVRDCGAANGTAIDVATAIADGLAEGPRVVAAGRVLTMTGGHSHYMGVEVDGTDQARRAVRREVSLGADFIKVIATGGVLTPGRHPAQIALHEDELSWIVREAHAAGRRVAAHAIGREGIANALAAGVDSLEHGFHLDEELMEIANEQGTFLVPTLVALEGILDPDGTPPDRVVEKALEQRDRARGMFRSAVAAGIRVALGTDAGTPHNPHTMVAREMRGMAALGLPHLAVVRAATLAAAQNLDLHNEIGSIEAGKIADLVLFPGRVSEDFSGLDTPLLVARNGRILRQGL
- a CDS encoding DNA-directed RNA polymerase subunit beta'; amino-acid sequence: MLDVNFFDELRIGLATADDIRQWSFGEVKKPETINYRTLKPEKDGLFCEKIFGPTRDWECYCGKYKRVRFKGIICERCGVEVTRAKVRRERMGHIELAAPVTHIWYFKGVPSRLGYLLDLAPKDLEKIIYFAAYVITNVNTELRHTDLPTLENEIGVERKNLETKRDTDIEARAQKLEADLAELEAEGAKSDVRRKVKEGGEREMRQLRDRAGRELDRLEEVWTTFTKLEPRQLIADELLYRELIDRYGEYFIGGMGAEAIQKLATEFDVAAEADNLRDTIRNGKGQKKLRALKRLKVVAAFQATGNDPRGMVLDAVPVIPPDLRPMVQLDGGRFATSDLNDLYRRVINRNNRLKRLIDLGAPEIIVNNEKRMLQEAVDALFDNGRRGRPVTGPGNRPLKSLSDLLKGKQGRFRQNLLGKRVDYSGRSVIIVGPQLKLHQCGLPKDMALELFKPFVMKRLVDLNHAQNIKSAKRMVERSRPQVWDVLEEVITGHPVMLNRAPTLHRLGIQAFEPQLVEGKAIQLHPLVCEAFNADFDGDQMAVHLPLSAEAQAEARILMLSANNILSPASGRPLAMPRLDMVTGLFHLTRLNENAEGAGNAYSSPAEAIMAFDRKALSLHAPIKIRIADRQPAKADEAQLAEAGWEPGRTWLAETTLGRVLFNDLLPADYPFVNEPMPKKRQAAIVNDLAERYSMTQVAQTLDKLKDAGFYWATRSGVTVAISDVLTPVGKKAILDEYEGKADQVEKRYQRGQLSHTERNNELVKVWTQATEEVHKIMETALPDDNPIAMIVKSGAAGNMTQVRSLAGMRGLVSNPKGEYIPRPIKANFREGLSVAEYFIATHGARKGLADTALRTADSGYLTRRLVDVSQDVIVREVDCGTSRGINMPIGEEFDGKVVRDQHVETSVYARNLATDAMDAKGNVVLNAGDDIGDPALEKLISSGITKVKVRSVLTCESAVGVCATCYGRSMATGQLVDVGEAVGIVAAQSIGEPGTQLTMRTFHQGGVAGDDITTGLPRVTELFEARVPKGKAPIADVDGRVRIEESERFWKITLIPDDGSEEIVFDKLSKRQRLANTPNGPLGDGDHVAVGQQLLEGTPDPHEVLRVMGPREAQMHLTDEVQKVYRAQGVSIHDKHIEVIVRQMLRRVTIIDSGGTDFLPGELPERTKFEARNRSTVAEGGEPASGRPVLMGITKASLTTDSWLSAASFQETTRVLTDAAINGRSDRLVGLKENVIIGKLIPAGTGINRYRNIQVQPTEEARVAAYAIPSYDDGYYTPDVFGSGTGAAVPLDDYDFGRDFR
- a CDS encoding DNA-directed RNA polymerase subunit beta; amino-acid sequence: MAVSPANQATAATTSAEPRSQASGIPGAPKRVSFAKIREPLSTPNLLDVQIQSFQWFTGDEAWFERRVNDGEEHPVGGLEEVLNEISPIEDFSGSMSLSFSAPRFDEVKASIEECKDKDMTYAAPLFVTAEFVNNNTGEIKSQTVFLGDFPVMTDKGTFIINGTERVVVSQLVRSPGVYFDRSVDKTTDKDVFSVRVIPSRGAWLEFDVDKRDTVGVRIDRKRRQPVTVLLKALGWSTEAIRERFSFSETLLATLEKDHTAGTDEALLDIYRKLRPGEPPTKESAQTLLENLFFKPKRYDLAKVGRYKTNKKLGLDAPYDTGTLTEEDIVSAIEYLVRLHAGEDKMTSSAGVEVPVETDDIDHFGNRRLRTVGELIQNQIRVGLSRTERVVRERMTTQDVEAITPQTLINIRPIGAAIKEFFGTSQLSQFMDQNNPLSGLTHKRRLSALGPGGLSRERAGMEVRDVHPSHYGRMCPIETPEGPNIGLIGSLCSYARVNPFGFIETPYRKVVEGQVTDQVDYLTADEEDRFVKAQANAPLTDDGHFVESKVLGRRKGGEVELIDPLEIDYMDVSPRQMVSVATAMIPFLEHDDANRALMGANMQRQAVPLLRNQSPYVGTGVELRAAVDAGDVLVAEQAGVVEELSADIITIMHDDGTRKSYGLYKFRRSNHGTCFNHRPIVNEGDRVEQGQVIADGPSTENGEMALGKNLLVAVMPWEGHNYEDAIILSERLVQDDVLTSIHIEEHEIDARDTKLGAEEITRDIPNVSEEVLADLDERGIIRIGAEVRDGDILVGKVTPKGETELTPEERLLRAIFGEKAREVRDTSLKVPHGETGKVIGIRVFSREDDDELPPGVNELVRVYVAQKRKIQPGDKLAGRHGNKGVIGKILPVEDMPFMEDGSPVDIILNTHGVPRRMNIGQILELHLGWLASQGWTIEGNPDWAKNLSPELYDVAPNTNTATPVFDGAKEEELTGLLGATKPNRDGERMVKENGKATLFDGRSGEPYPYPVSVGYMYILKLHHLVDDKIHARSTGPYSMITQQPLGGKAQFGGQRFGEMECWAMQAYGAAYTLQELLTIKSDDVVGRVKVYEAIVKGENIPEPGIPESFKVLLKELQSLCLNVEVLSSDGAAIEMRDSDDEDLERAAANLGINLSRNESPSVDDVVH